A section of the Streptomyces sp. SCL15-4 genome encodes:
- a CDS encoding molybdopterin molybdotransferase MoeA, which produces MTAPGTRAGTPAADTDDLDVEEALALVREPREEPGNDGPGSGPPGGPAARRADGRPGARHTATAWPHAREIAARAARTARAHGRDDPAADAPAPRRAPVSVPLGDALGLVLAAPLDALTDLPSFDTSAMDGWAVAGPGPWQVREEGVLAGHAPPGPLTDGEAVRIATGARIPADTTAVLRTEHGRTDAQGRLHPTREMFHGQDIRPRGQECRTGDQLLPVGTLVTPAVLGLAAAAGYDTVTAVPRPRAELLILGDELLTEGLPHDGLIRDALGPMLPPWLRALGADVIAVRRIGDDARALRKAVTGSRADLVVTTGGTAAGPVDHVHPVLERIGAELLVDGVKVRPGHPMLLARTKDGQHLVGLPGNPLAAVSGLLTLAEPLLRTLAARPAPEPYALPLKEAVQGHPYDTRLIPVVLRGDHAVPLRYNGPAMLRGIAAADALAVVPPGGARQGEEAELLDLPWATAGIGVCFT; this is translated from the coding sequence ATGACCGCCCCCGGCACCCGGGCCGGGACGCCCGCCGCCGACACCGACGACCTCGACGTCGAGGAGGCCCTGGCACTGGTGAGGGAACCCCGCGAGGAACCCGGAAACGACGGCCCGGGAAGCGGTCCGCCCGGTGGACCGGCCGCGCGCCGGGCCGACGGGCGGCCCGGCGCGCGGCACACGGCCACCGCCTGGCCCCACGCCCGCGAGATCGCCGCCCGCGCCGCCCGCACCGCGCGCGCCCACGGCCGGGACGACCCGGCGGCGGACGCCCCCGCACCCCGCCGCGCCCCCGTCTCCGTACCCCTCGGCGACGCCCTCGGGCTGGTCCTGGCCGCCCCCCTGGACGCCCTCACCGACCTGCCCTCCTTCGACACCTCCGCGATGGACGGCTGGGCGGTCGCCGGTCCCGGCCCCTGGCAGGTACGGGAGGAGGGCGTCCTCGCCGGGCACGCTCCGCCCGGGCCGCTCACCGACGGCGAGGCGGTCCGCATCGCCACCGGCGCCCGGATCCCCGCCGACACCACCGCCGTCCTGCGCACCGAGCACGGCCGGACCGACGCCCAGGGCCGGCTGCACCCCACCCGCGAGATGTTCCACGGCCAGGACATCCGCCCCCGGGGCCAGGAGTGCCGTACCGGCGACCAGTTGCTGCCCGTCGGCACCCTCGTCACCCCCGCCGTCCTGGGCCTCGCCGCGGCGGCCGGCTACGACACGGTCACCGCCGTCCCCCGCCCCCGCGCCGAACTCCTGATCCTCGGCGACGAACTGCTGACCGAGGGCCTGCCGCACGACGGGCTGATCAGGGACGCGCTCGGCCCCATGCTGCCGCCCTGGCTGCGCGCGCTCGGCGCCGACGTCATCGCCGTGCGCCGGATCGGCGACGACGCCCGGGCGCTGCGCAAGGCGGTCACCGGTTCCCGGGCCGACCTCGTCGTCACCACGGGCGGCACCGCCGCCGGACCCGTCGACCACGTCCACCCGGTCCTGGAACGCATCGGCGCCGAACTCCTCGTCGACGGCGTCAAGGTGCGCCCCGGCCACCCCATGCTGCTGGCCCGCACCAAGGACGGCCAGCACCTCGTCGGTCTGCCCGGCAACCCGCTCGCGGCCGTCTCCGGCCTGCTCACGCTCGCCGAGCCGCTGCTGCGGACCCTCGCCGCCCGTCCCGCCCCCGAGCCGTACGCCCTGCCCCTGAAGGAGGCGGTGCAGGGACACCCGTACGACACCCGGCTCATCCCGGTGGTGCTGCGCGGGGACCATGCCGTGCCGCTGCGCTACAACGGTCCCGCGATGCTCCGCGGCATCGCCGCCGCCGACGCGCTGGCCGTCGTACCGCCGGGCGGGGCCCGGCAGGGCGAGGAGGCGGAACTGCTGGACCTGCCATGGGCGACCGCCGGAATCGGGGTGTGTTTCACGTGA
- a CDS encoding NTP transferase domain-containing protein — protein sequence MTDAAPAAPGTPAPYDAVVLAGGSARRLGGADKPGVRVGGRALLDRVLAACADARTTVVVAAPRPTARPVRWTREDPPGGGPLAALAAGLRHAAAEHTAVLSADLPFLRPATIGRLLTALRDTGADGALLTDADGRDQPLVAAYRTAALRRELAALHAAHDGLTGLPLRRLTGALHLTRVPDPLASFDCDTWDDIADARARIREHGHVLDEWISAVKDELGIDLDVDTGVLLDLARDAAHGVARPAAPLTTFLVGYAAARGAGGPEAVAEAARRATALALRWQEENDGDGKSASGGGPSAPDAG from the coding sequence GTGACCGACGCCGCACCCGCCGCTCCCGGGACACCCGCCCCGTACGACGCCGTCGTACTGGCCGGCGGGTCCGCCCGGCGGCTCGGCGGAGCCGACAAGCCCGGTGTCCGGGTCGGCGGCCGGGCCCTGCTGGACCGGGTGCTCGCGGCCTGCGCCGACGCCCGGACGACCGTCGTCGTGGCCGCGCCCCGGCCCACCGCACGCCCGGTGCGCTGGACCCGCGAGGACCCGCCCGGCGGCGGGCCGCTCGCCGCGCTGGCGGCCGGACTGCGGCACGCCGCCGCCGAGCACACCGCCGTCCTCTCCGCCGACCTGCCCTTCCTCCGGCCCGCCACGATCGGGCGGCTGCTGACGGCCCTTCGGGACACCGGCGCCGACGGCGCGCTCCTCACCGACGCCGACGGCCGCGACCAGCCGCTCGTGGCCGCCTACCGCACCGCCGCCCTGCGCCGCGAGCTGGCCGCCCTCCACGCCGCCCACGACGGCCTCACCGGGCTGCCCCTGCGCCGGCTGACCGGCGCCCTCCACCTCACCCGCGTCCCGGACCCCCTCGCGTCCTTCGACTGCGACACCTGGGACGACATCGCCGACGCCAGGGCACGGATCAGGGAGCATGGGCACGTGTTGGATGAATGGATCTCCGCAGTCAAGGACGAGCTGGGCATCGACCTGGACGTCGACACCGGCGTCCTGCTCGACCTGGCCCGGGACGCCGCCCACGGCGTGGCCCGCCCGGCCGCGCCGCTGACCACCTTCCTCGTCGGCTACGCCGCGGCCCGGGGCGCGGGCGGCCCCGAGGCCGTCGCCGAAGCCGCCCGCAGGGCCACCGCGCTGGCCCTGCGCTGGCAGGAGGAGAACGACGGGGACGGGAAGAGCGCAAGCGGCGGGGGCCCGAGCGCCCCGGACGCCGGATGA